Sequence from the Candidatus Krumholzibacteriota bacterium genome:
TATTTTTCCCGGAAGAAGAAAAAGCTGAAGAAGAGACCGGGGGAAAGGATCTTCCGACTGCGGGATTATCGATCGCATTTTAACCACTGACGACAAATATATTTTCTTCCGATACTGCGCCCCCGCTGGTAAGGTCCTCGACCTGCAGCAGAAGAAGGTATTTACCCGGCTCCAGCGATCCGATCGATATCCTGATCATATCAGAAGCTTCAGAGGAATTCACGCTCTGCTCAAGTGAACTTGATATATAGGGGGATCGTTCGCCACTGTCGCCCCTGATGCTTCGTTTTATCCAGTAAAGAGTATTCTTTATTCCACTCGACCCTGAACCGTCCTCAGCAGGCCTTCTGATCGAATAGGTGACGCGGTACCTGGAAAGGTCATCCTCATTCCTTTTCAGATTGTAAATATCATAAGCGATACAGAGGTCATTCCCGGAATCGTAGACGGGGATCGGATCGAGAATGCGCAGGCAATCTCCGTTTTTGCCGTCGAGCAGGAAACGAATAGTGCTGGTTTTAAGCGAACCTGATCCAAGCGATCGGATCTCGAAGGTGTCTCTCCAGGTGCCTCTTCTCAGCGGCCTGCCTCCGGAAAATTCGATGCCGAAAACGCATTCACCGATCCTTGCCGCGAGAAGGGCGGAAAGCCCGCAAAGAAAGTATCTGCCACTGGATTTTTCCATCTGATCCAGAGTATCAGGCCTCAGTTCGATCTTCTTGTCGAGTATCCGTTCCAGATTGTTGTCATAAGCGACAAGGCAGAAACAATATCGGTTTTTCGGATCGTCTATGACTGAATCCGGCAGAGCGATTGCGAATTCGATGTCGGTTTTTTCTCCGGGTCCTCTATTCTGGGATATCTGGATATGAAATGGCGCGTCGAGGTATTCTACCGGGTATTGATATGCCTGTGGGAGGTTATCAAAAATACTCTGAGTTATGCCAGAAAGACGGCTGTAAGCAGGATCTATGGGAATGTGATAATTTCCGTTAAGGAATTCATCCTGGAAATAGAGCCGGAAGTTCGATTCCGAGCGGCTGTATTCCCATACGACGATCGGCCCGTCGGTTCCATGACCGATATCGTAAAGAAGTTTGTCGGGGAGTCCGTAGCTGATCAGTGCCTGTCCCCTTACAGATTCGGCTCCATCGATACCCAGTCTTTTCAACGTGAGAAGTTCTCTGGCGAAAAAGACTCTCTCGTAGTGCTCCAGAAGACGTTCATTAATATCAGTCGCTATTGTCGGATCGTTCGTAAACCAGAATCTTCTGTTCCAGTCCTTCTTTATATCTTCCGGCCAAGTGAGGTAATCATCACGAATTTCCGGAGAGAGCAGGGGAGCGGTATCGACGTAGTAGATCTTCTCCCGGTCTTTCATCATCTCCAAAGCACGATTAAATCTTTCTTCGGCACGGGCGAAATCGCCAAACCGAAGAGATACCGATGCTGAAAGAAGCCACGAACGTGGATCGTCGGGATACAGTTCCAAAAGTATCGAAGAATATTTTCTCGCTGTCCTGTCCATCCTTCTGAACATATGGAGGAATCCAAGGTTGAAGATCGTCTCCCCGTGGCGGTTATCGATATCGTACGCCTTTTTGTAAAATCGCAGTGCGTTCTTGAGTTCTTCGGTGAAGCACATATTTTCGAGGTATTCTTCTTTTTTCATCTGGGCGAGATAATACCAGGCATGGAAAGAGCCCGGATCCAGTTTGATCGCTTCCCTGAATGATTCTTCAGATTCACCGGTAAATTGCATCGCGTGGAAAGTCAGGCCTTTTTCTATGTGATTGAGCGGGTTGTCCGGTTCAAGAAGGATAGCTTTCTCGATTGCTTCTATCGACCTGGACCTGGAATAGGGAGTTCCCTGTAACCTGTAAAGGACGCAGAGTCTTCTGTAAAGCGCCGGATCGTCCGCGGAGGCCCTCATGAGAGTCCTTACAGCAGATATCTGATCGGCGACCGCGCCAGGCTCTATTTCGCCCTGGCCATCGAGGAAATCCTCATCAAAGACCGTCTTCTCATATGGGGCGCAGGATAAAAAAAGATAAACGATGACCGAAGAGATTATCAATTTCTGTTTCATAACCGATCCCTGGCGACGTGATAATTTCCCCCGGAACGGGTCAGATGCTAATATATGGAGCTATAACAGTCAAGAATATTAAGTTATAAAGCTTCTTAATGCTCCGACTTGTCCATTAAGGAATAAAAATTGCATGAAATAACTTCGATGGATTGCGCCAGGCCTTCATCGAGGAAGAATATGACAAGCCAGATAACAGAAACGTTGCCGGCCGAGCTGGGCCAGTTTAACGATGTCATAGATGGTATGGGAAAACTCCTGTTGCAGGCGAAAATCTATCCAAGAGGTCATCCTTCAGTAGATAAGTATCTCGATTCAGCCTTTGATTCGCTTACAAAGATGCTCAGTAACAAGTACAGCGTGGTATTGAGAGTCTTCAATGATTCGATCTGTTACCTGAACTACGAATTCAATTCCAAAGAGCAAAGCAGGAAGGAATTCAGTTTCCTCATCAACTCGCTTGATATGATGTCTGTCGGTGAACTGGAGATTGAAAAGGGTATTGGAAAAAATGAATTTCTTTCCTTCATGGAAATAGCGGCAAGCGTTCTTAAAGGGGACCGGGAATTCGATCTATCCGGCGCGTGGAACAGTATAGAACATATCAAGGTCAGGCACGATATGTCGGGAAGTAATAAAAACGCGCTCATAACTGTCGATCAGGTCAAAACATCTCCGATCTCTTCAAATGCTGCGAGAAAAAATCATGATCGTGGAGAAGATGGAATCTGCGGAGCGATCGGT
This genomic interval carries:
- a CDS encoding GWxTD domain-containing protein; translation: MKQKLIISSVIVYLFLSCAPYEKTVFDEDFLDGQGEIEPGAVADQISAVRTLMRASADDPALYRRLCVLYRLQGTPYSRSRSIEAIEKAILLEPDNPLNHIEKGLTFHAMQFTGESEESFREAIKLDPGSFHAWYYLAQMKKEEYLENMCFTEELKNALRFYKKAYDIDNRHGETIFNLGFLHMFRRMDRTARKYSSILLELYPDDPRSWLLSASVSLRFGDFARAEERFNRALEMMKDREKIYYVDTAPLLSPEIRDDYLTWPEDIKKDWNRRFWFTNDPTIATDINERLLEHYERVFFARELLTLKRLGIDGAESVRGQALISYGLPDKLLYDIGHGTDGPIVVWEYSRSESNFRLYFQDEFLNGNYHIPIDPAYSRLSGITQSIFDNLPQAYQYPVEYLDAPFHIQISQNRGPGEKTDIEFAIALPDSVIDDPKNRYCFCLVAYDNNLERILDKKIELRPDTLDQMEKSSGRYFLCGLSALLAARIGECVFGIEFSGGRPLRRGTWRDTFEIRSLGSGSLKTSTIRFLLDGKNGDCLRILDPIPVYDSGNDLCIAYDIYNLKRNEDDLSRYRVTYSIRRPAEDGSGSSGIKNTLYWIKRSIRGDSGERSPYISSSLEQSVNSSEASDMIRISIGSLEPGKYLLLLQVEDLTSGGAVSEENIFVVSG